The following is a genomic window from Procambarus clarkii isolate CNS0578487 chromosome 75, FALCON_Pclarkii_2.0, whole genome shotgun sequence.
CTCACCCAGAGGACAGGCTAAGTGATAACATTGTCCAGACTACTGTTGCTTGAAGACCTGCATATTTACAACAACCTGGCTGGTCTGGCACTGCCTGCATCAACTATGAAAGGAGCCAAGCCAGGTAGACTACTGAGCACTAATACAATCACAATGTATTTCCACTACCCTTGGTTTGGGCGACATGTTTAATGAAGCTTAAATCCTGACATCAAGAGTAATACTTACAACTCTCCTCCTGCCTCAAGGGAAGATGAAGCCGTCTTTGTCAACAATGGCTCTTTTTGCTATCCAGTTTTCCACAAATCATTTATGCACATCAGCCCATTCAGGAGTCCATAGCAAATTATGAATAGCAACTGGTAATCACTAGAATTAATAATGAAATTATAAAGACCTAATTTATATCAAATTGGAGGTTTGcagtgtcctctatattgtctattAAAAAATCCGTGTCGCATACAAATGATACGGTACTTATGGTTTGTGTTCTTGTCAATTTACAATAAGAATGAGAGAAAGTACTGGAGcatgcacagtaccctgagggaaggagggaggggggggggattgctgCTATTCAATAAATGATCCAGATTTTACTTTGACAACTTTTACACACTGGATTCTGTTTGATAGAAAATAGGAAGGTGGATATTTTATATGTAATTATTTGAGTGAATTTTGCTTGCAAgaacaccatcttgaggttatcttgtgttgatttcagggcttttttagtgtccccgcggcccggtccttgaccaggactccacccccagaaagcagccagtgacagcagactcccaggtacctatttattgctaggtaacaggggcataaggttaaagaaactctgcccatcgtttctcgctggcgcccgggaccacaggatcacaagtccagtgtgctgtccgctcggtcgaccagcTCCCCCTGCACCAAGGTCACATATGCTgaaggcttttgcaaaatctatATATTGCACCAGTTTTGCTCTTCCTCCATGGCAGCGACAACTGTATCAAGGTCATGGGCATAAATCCTGCCATACTACAGCACAACTGCTACCCAGTGTAGTACATATGTATTACTCTGAGCCTCTTGAGTAGTACAAAAACCTTACATCACTTACAAGTGCCCAAATCATCAAATACTGTGCCAAATAAAAGTACTATTTAAATATAAAGACTATTCTGGGGCATTTGAAATGAAAGACTATATTATAACCACAATTTATTATCTTAAGTGGATTCTTCAGTACGCAGTCTCGCAGATCCATTGGTCAGGCGAATTGATAGTTGGTTTGCCCTCTCAACGATATCCTTGCGCTTACGGGAGGAAACACCATGGGCAATTTCTGCACAGAAGGTACGATTTTGCATCATCAGAACTTCCAGTTCCTGGGAAATTAAAAATGCCTATTAACAACAAATCTTGTCAACAACAACGTACGCATTGCTTTAGTCTTATCAGTAAGGATAAACGTCACCATACACCCCCGCCAACTGCAGGAGTTTAGAACTCTAGCCTATAAGGTTTTCATCACAATATTTCTTCAGGCTCAGAAAAATAGCTTTTCCATACTTACACGAACATTATGAATGAGGACCTTTCTGAAGCCATTAGGAAGCATGTGTTTGGTCTTGGCTGCTGAACCATAACCAACATTGGGCATGAGGTACTGCCCTCTGAAGCGCCGCCTCACACGGTTGTCAATACCCTTCGGTTTCCTCCAGTTGGGCTGCaacacaaatacattttattaatATTGATGGAAATGTGTTTCGAAGTCAGTTCATTAAGAAACTCTAGAAAAAAATTACGTTACTACAAAATTACTACCACCAGATAGTAATGTAGTAATCtaaaccagatagtttttctaggTTAATGAAAAGATaggtatgttaaaatgttttttctTGAGCAACCTCATTAATTTTTTCATTAGTTATAGATACAAGTTGAACACCTTTTATCCACCAGCAGCTTCTCCAAGAGGAGCACAAGGTTAAATTACAAGGCATTTATTGCTAGTTGGCGTATATTATCTATTTTCATTATTGGGCAATATTACTGgttctattaacaatattttcattactggtTTACCCAACTCACAGTATTTAAGAAATGTACAGTAAACAAACATGCAATCAAGTGAGCAAAAATGGCTTGGCAATGATGAACATGTTGCCATCAGATAAGAATTATTGGAATTGGAAAAATTCAACTATTCCATGTATATAAACTGTATTGTGATACCTCCTCTTGCTTCTCTCTAGACTGTACATTTTGAGCTTTGACGGTCTCACTAGGGCCTGTCATGTATGTTCTCTGaagtccctctatttcagcaacctATTCTGCTTTGAAGGGGAAAGATAGTATTGAGCTGTACTAAAGGCAGGACAGCTCAAGTGATTTGAATACTACGAGCACTGACGGGATCCTTAGATTTTAAGGTTCTCATAAtcaatcctatcatttttctgacactatatttgcttggttatgctccctaaatatgAGATCTTATGTCTTGTACCCTGAATTTTGTTTAAGGTCTTCATGTTTACCATACCTATGCATGTGCCTGCAaacttattttctgttgcccaaatGAAAACTACTAATATCAGCtcgtagtttttcagtgtcttctacagaagGAAATTCAATGTTGATTTGTGtactctgcaaaggatgacatgaaGCTGTGATTTGTACTTTTGTCTGTTTGATATAAGACTAAAGAAAAGCAGTGATGCAATATTTGTGCCCTAAGGCACAGTGCTTTTCACTGTGCTTAAGACTTTATTCAGTGCAACTGTTG
Proteins encoded in this region:
- the RpL32 gene encoding large ribosomal subunit protein eL32, with the protein product MAIRPLKKPKIVKKRVKKFIRHQSDRYVKLRPNWRKPKGIDNRVRRRFRGQYLMPNVGYGSAAKTKHMLPNGFRKVLIHNVRELEVLMMQNRTFCAEIAHGVSSRKRKDIVERANQLSIRLTNGSARLRTEEST